In a single window of the Gossypium hirsutum isolate 1008001.06 chromosome D02, Gossypium_hirsutum_v2.1, whole genome shotgun sequence genome:
- the LOC107886917 gene encoding indole-3-acetic acid-amido synthetase GH3.6 — translation MPEAPKILSDSADCIDDIVVENNNKVLKFIEDVTADADEVQRRVLSEILSRSANVEYLQRYGLNGCTDRETFKKVIPVVTYEDLKPDIERIANGDTSPILCSQPISEFLTSSGTSAGERKLMPTIEEELGRRSLLYSLLMPVMSQFLPGLDKGKGMYFLFVKSEAKTPGGLVARPVLTSYYKSSHFKNSPNDPYTNYTSPKETILCLDSYQSMYSQLLCGLFQNEDVVRVGAVFASGFIRAIQFLEKHWSLLCKDIRTGTIDSKITDPSVREAVMKILKPNPKLADFVEAECSKGPWKGIITRLWPETKYIDVIVTGTMSQYIPALDYYSNALPLVCTMYASSECYFGINLNPLCNPSEVSYTLIPNMAYFEFLPVTRKDELTGSISEPTALNDKEKQQLVDLVDVKLGQDYELVVTTYAGLYRYHVGDILRVSGFKNKAPQFNFICRKNVVLSIDSDKTDEVELQNAVKNAANQLLQYEASLVEYTGYADTSAIPGRYVLFWELSVKDSTLIAPAVFEDCCFTVEESLNSVYRQGRVCDKSIGPLEIRVVENGTFDMLMDFALSQGSSINQYKTPRCVKYAPIIELLNSRVISSYFSPKCPRWTAGHKQWCTQN, via the exons ATGCCAGAAGCTCCCAAAATCTTATCCGACTCTGCGGATTGCATTGATGATATCGTCGTGGAAAACAATAACAAGGTGTTAAAGTTTATTGAAGATGTTACTGCTGATGCTGATGAAGTGCAAAGGCGAGTTCTGTCCGAAATTCTCTCTCGTAGCGCCAACGTTGAGTACTTGCAAAGATATGGTCTTAACGGGTGTACTGATAGAGAAACGTTCAAGAAGGTGATCCCTGTCGTCACGTATGAAGATTTAAAGCCAGATATTGAGCGTATTGCCAACGGTGATACTTCACCAATTCTCTGCTCTCAACCTATATCAGAGTTCTTAACAAG TTCTGGTACATCTGCTGGTGAGAGGAAACTGATGCCGACGATAGAAGAGGAACTGGGGAGGAGATCGCTGCTTTATAGCTTGCTGATGCCTGTGATGAGCCAATTTCTTCCAGGTTTGGATAAAGGGAAAGGAATGTATTTTTTGTTCGTAAAATCAGAAGCTAAGACCCCAGGGGGACTAGTGGCTCGTCCAGTCTTAACTAGCTATTATAAAAGCTCACATTTTAAGAATAGCCCTAACGATCCCTACACCAACTATACAAGCCCCAAGGAAACCATTCTATGCCTAGATTCTTACCAGAGCATGTACTCTCAGTTGCTTTGTGGCCTTTTTCAAAACGAAGATGTCGTTCGGGTCGGTGCAGTTTTCGCTTCTGGTTTCATTCGAGCTATCCAGTTCCTCGAAAAACATTGGAGTCTTCTTTGTAAAGATATTCGAACAGGAACTATAGACTCTAAAATCACTGATCCATCTGTAAGGGAAGCTGTCATGAAAATCCTGAAACCTAACCCCAAGCTTGCTGATTTTGTTGAGGCAGAATGTAGCAAAGGGCCATGGAAAGGAATCATAACTAGACTGTGGCCTGAGACTAAGTACATAGATGTTATCGTTACAGGAACCATGTCACAGTACATTCCTGCACTAGATTATTACAGCAACGCCCTCCCCCTTGTTTGCACCATGTACGCTTCATCCGAGTGTTACTTCGGGATTAATCTCAACCCACTTTGCAACCCTAGTGAGGTATCCTACACCCTTATTCCCAACATGGCGTATTTCGAGTTCTTGCCGGTGACCAGGAAAGATGAGTTAACCGGTTCCATCTCTGAACCAACCGCCCTGAATGACAAAGAAAAACAACAACTGGTCGATCTTGTTGATGTCAAACTTGGACAAGACTATGAGCTTGTTGTCACAACATATGCTG GTCTTTATCGTTATCATGTTGGAGACATACTTCGTGTATCAGGATTCAAGAACAAAGCCCCACAATTCAACTTCATATGTAGGAAAAACGTTGTTCTTAGCATTGATTCTGATAAAACCGATGAAGTGGAACTGCAAAATGCAGTGAAAAACGCTGCAAACCAACTTTTGCAATATGAAGCATCTCTGGTAGAATACACCGGCTATGCAGACACATCGGCAATCCCTGGCCGTTATGTGCTATTCTGGGAACTCAGTGTTAAAGATTCAACTTTAATTGCGCCAGCGGTTTTTGAGGATTGTTGCTTCACAGTTGAAGAATCACTCAACAGCGTCTACCGCCAAGGGCGAGTTTGTGACAAGTCTATTGGGCCATTGGAGATAAGGGTAGTGGAGAATGGCACATTTGACATGCTCATGGACTTTGCTCTAAGCCAGGGTTCATCTATAAACCAGTACAAGACACCAAGGTGTGTCAAATATGCTCCCATTATTGAGCTTCTAAATTCAAGGGTGATTTCGAGTTATTTCAGTCCAAAATGTCCTAGATGGACAGCGGGTCACAAGCAATGGTGCACTCAAAACTAA
- the LOC107886918 gene encoding fasciclin-like arabinogalactan protein 21, producing MACSSNWWRAPVYFTVSVLLAFLAISTALRSLPRGNSLPTKTTIAPLLLDASSALRKSGFNIIATLLQITPEIFISSPHSTIFAIPDSSIANASHTSWLLKHLFQYHASPLQLSMKDLLKKHRGSCFPTLFHGKNVALTKVDEKERVVEINHVLVSHPDIFLNGPLTIHGVLGPFTSMDPRYVNQGWDHIQAPICDSNLSLVSEAIATKNVVEWTHVIRLLSSKGFVSFAIGLNSVLDGILDDKMKLNSVTVFAPPEFSFVASASSLLEKIVRFHILPRKLTYMELASLPANATLCTLAPDHDLEISKAVNITQELMINQVKIVAPNMFESKKFVIHGISQAFKLGELPNTSR from the coding sequence ATGGCTTGTTCCTCAAATTGGTGGCGTGCCCCTGTCTACTTCACCGTCTCCGTTCTGTTGGCTTTCCTAGCCATCTCCACCGCCCTACGTTCACTACCCAGAGGCAATTCACTGCCGACAAAAACCACCATAGCTCCACTCCTTTTGGATGCTTCCAGCGCTTTAAGAAAATCGGGTTTTAACATCATAGCCACCCTCCTTCAAATCACCCCTGAAATCTTCATTTCCTCTCCACATTCCACAATCTTTGCTATCCCAGACTCTTCCATTGCAAACGCCTCTCACACTTCTTGGCTCTTGAAGCATCTTTTTCAATACCACGCCTCTCCTCTTCAGCTTTCCATGAAAGATCTCTTGAAGAAGCACCGAGGTAGTTGCTTCCCTACCTTGTTTCATGGAAAGAACGTGGCTTTAACCAAGGTTGATGAAAAAGAAAGAGTGGTGGAGATCAACCATGTGTTGGTTTCACATCCGGATATCTTTCTTAATGGCCCTTTAACAATTCATGGTGTTCTTGGTCCATTTACCTCCATGGATCCTCGATATGTTAACCAGGGTTGGGACCATATTCAAGCCCCGATATGCGACTCTAATCTTAGCTTGGTTTCTGAAGCTATCGCCACCAAGAATGTGGTTGAATGGACCCATGTTATCCGTTTGTTAAGCTCAAAGGGATTCGTTTCGTTTGCAATTGGCCTGAATTCGGTTCTTGATGGGATTCTTGACGACAAGATGAAGTTAAACTCTGTTACAGTCTTTGCCCCACCGGAGTTCTCGTTTGTAGCGTCTGCTTCATCTTTGCTTGAGAAAATAGTAAGGTTTCATATACTACCTCGAAAGCTCACCTACATGGAACTTGCTTCTTTACCTGCAAATGCAACATTATGTACTTTAGCTCCGGACCATGATCTCGAGATATCCAAGGCCGTAAATATTACACAAGAATTGATGATTAACCAAGTTAAGATTGTTGCACCAAATATGTTTGAATCCAAGAAGTTTGTGATCCATGGAATATCACAAGCATTCAAATTGGGTGAGCTTCCTAACACCTCCAGATGA